A portion of the uncultured Draconibacterium sp. genome contains these proteins:
- a CDS encoding PDZ domain-containing protein — protein MQKLALFMMFLALGFSSFSQETRLLRQPTLSDTHVAFTYGGDVWISELATNLTTRLTSTGAVETQPCFSPDGKTIAFSSNRSGVTSVYTVPVEGGTPTRITWHPSGATVRGWTPDGEKILYTSLRETAPSTFGRLWTISKDGGPASLLTEQFGNDGSFSPDGKKIVIDRVSRWDVEWRDYRGGQNKPLLIVDLNDFSEEFIPNEKTTDIHPLWLGDKIYFISDLDFVANIWSYTPATKQLEQLTTFEGSDVKWLDGNGDQLVFEREGYLHLMNLNTKSIQKLTINVVGDFPWAETKWEDVSSSARSASLSPTGKRAIFEARGEIFTVPEEHGDTRNITQSSAVADRAPIWSPKGDKLAWFSDKGGEGYALLIANQNGLEEPKSISIGESKLGWEPIWSPDGKYIAFTDDDVRIRLVNLEEETIETIDIGGNNLERGSMGLTWSPDSKWLAYAKAAGNNFRQITIWSLQDKSIHKVTNTFADAFSPAWDKDKKHFYFLASTDLALGSGWANTSSMTANANYSVYAVNLQKDEDSPFKLKSDEEEVKKETEDKESAKKDEEEAEKKDESIKIDFENIAERTIPLPMPKRNYRLLVTGTEGSVFVAESVPNQSGVTIQKFTLEDQESKEFVSGARSMTVSNDGKKMLARVGPSWKIMETSGASGKDGKTLKVSLKTKLDRSQEWMQIFEEAWRYERDYFYDPNMHGRDWDVVHERYAPLIPFVKHRADLTYILDQMNGELSVGHSFVMGGDYPDTESNLVGMLGADLVPENGAWKIERIYSTESWNPELSSPLEEPGLKVEEGNYIVGINGNEMTDSDNPFKFLDGTSGVQTVLHINDKADFESAWTVTVEPIRSENALRQRAWVEDNRRKVDELSDGKLAYIWVPNTSNPGFISFNRYFFAQQDKLGAVIDERFNGGGLLDDYMVDLMTRKLRAALTNEVPNGKPFKLPAGILGPKALLINEKGGSGGDFFPWVFRQQKAGPLIGSTTWGGLVKSSVHYSLVDGGALTAPDNAVFDPINNKWIAENKGVAPDIEVQQDTKSLEARKDPQLERAVKEVLKMVEEQGVKEVTPPPFPTPAVKK, from the coding sequence ATGCAAAAACTAGCACTATTTATGATGTTTCTTGCGTTAGGCTTTTCGTCTTTCTCGCAGGAAACCAGATTACTGCGTCAACCCACACTTAGCGACACGCATGTTGCTTTTACTTATGGTGGCGACGTTTGGATCAGCGAATTAGCAACTAACCTTACTACCCGACTCACCAGTACCGGAGCAGTTGAAACTCAACCGTGTTTTTCTCCCGATGGAAAAACCATTGCATTCAGCTCAAACCGCTCTGGTGTAACATCTGTTTATACCGTTCCTGTTGAAGGAGGAACTCCTACGCGAATAACCTGGCACCCAAGCGGAGCAACAGTTAGAGGTTGGACGCCCGATGGCGAGAAAATTCTTTACACCTCTTTACGCGAAACGGCACCCAGTACTTTCGGACGCTTATGGACCATCTCAAAGGATGGAGGCCCGGCAAGCCTGCTTACCGAACAATTTGGTAACGACGGCTCTTTTTCTCCCGATGGAAAGAAAATTGTGATCGACCGCGTTTCGCGTTGGGATGTTGAATGGCGCGATTACCGTGGCGGGCAAAATAAACCACTCTTAATTGTCGATCTTAACGATTTTTCAGAAGAATTTATTCCGAATGAAAAAACAACCGATATTCATCCACTGTGGCTGGGCGACAAAATATACTTTATTTCCGATCTTGATTTTGTAGCCAATATCTGGTCGTATACTCCGGCAACAAAACAACTGGAGCAATTAACAACTTTTGAAGGCTCTGACGTAAAATGGCTCGATGGAAATGGCGACCAGCTTGTGTTTGAACGCGAAGGTTATTTGCACCTCATGAATCTAAACACAAAGAGCATTCAAAAACTTACCATTAACGTTGTAGGCGACTTTCCGTGGGCCGAGACAAAATGGGAAGATGTTAGTTCTTCAGCACGTTCAGCATCGCTTTCTCCAACCGGAAAACGTGCCATTTTTGAAGCACGCGGCGAAATATTTACCGTGCCGGAAGAACATGGCGACACCCGCAATATTACACAATCGTCAGCGGTTGCCGACCGGGCTCCCATCTGGTCTCCAAAAGGCGATAAACTGGCCTGGTTTTCGGATAAAGGCGGAGAAGGTTATGCCTTGCTTATTGCCAACCAAAACGGACTGGAAGAACCCAAAAGTATATCGATTGGCGAATCGAAACTGGGCTGGGAACCAATCTGGTCGCCCGATGGAAAATACATTGCATTTACCGACGATGATGTACGCATTCGCCTGGTAAACCTCGAGGAAGAAACCATTGAAACCATTGATATTGGAGGAAACAACCTGGAACGTGGAAGCATGGGACTCACCTGGTCGCCCGACTCAAAATGGCTTGCCTATGCAAAAGCTGCCGGCAATAATTTCAGACAAATAACAATTTGGTCGCTCCAGGATAAATCAATCCATAAAGTAACAAACACTTTTGCGGACGCCTTTTCACCGGCCTGGGACAAAGACAAAAAACATTTTTACTTTTTGGCAAGTACCGACCTTGCACTTGGTTCGGGCTGGGCAAATACCAGCTCGATGACTGCCAATGCCAACTACAGTGTTTATGCTGTTAATCTCCAAAAAGACGAGGATTCGCCATTTAAGTTAAAAAGCGACGAAGAAGAAGTTAAAAAAGAAACGGAAGATAAAGAATCGGCAAAAAAAGACGAAGAGGAAGCGGAAAAAAAAGATGAATCGATAAAGATTGATTTTGAAAATATTGCCGAGCGCACTATTCCGTTGCCAATGCCTAAAAGAAATTACCGCTTGTTAGTTACCGGCACCGAAGGAAGTGTGTTTGTTGCCGAATCGGTTCCAAATCAATCGGGTGTTACCATTCAGAAATTTACACTCGAAGATCAGGAGTCGAAAGAATTTGTTAGCGGAGCAAGAAGCATGACTGTATCAAACGACGGAAAAAAAATGTTGGCACGCGTTGGTCCGTCGTGGAAAATTATGGAGACAAGCGGAGCATCGGGCAAAGATGGTAAAACATTAAAAGTTAGCTTAAAAACCAAACTTGATCGTTCGCAGGAATGGATGCAGATATTTGAAGAAGCCTGGCGTTACGAACGTGATTATTTTTACGATCCAAACATGCACGGTAGAGACTGGGATGTGGTTCACGAACGCTATGCCCCGCTAATTCCGTTTGTAAAACACCGCGCTGACCTCACTTACATTCTCGACCAGATGAATGGCGAACTTTCTGTTGGTCATAGTTTTGTTATGGGCGGAGATTATCCGGATACAGAAAGTAATTTAGTTGGCATGCTGGGAGCAGATCTTGTGCCCGAAAATGGGGCATGGAAAATCGAGCGAATTTACAGCACCGAAAGCTGGAATCCGGAATTATCCAGTCCTTTAGAAGAGCCCGGTTTAAAAGTTGAAGAGGGCAATTACATTGTTGGTATAAACGGTAATGAAATGACCGATAGCGATAATCCGTTTAAGTTTTTAGATGGAACTTCGGGTGTACAAACCGTACTGCATATTAACGACAAAGCTGATTTTGAGAGTGCATGGACGGTTACGGTTGAGCCAATCCGAAGCGAAAATGCCTTGCGTCAACGTGCCTGGGTTGAAGATAACCGTAGAAAAGTTGATGAATTGTCGGACGGTAAACTGGCATACATTTGGGTGCCTAACACAAGTAATCCGGGATTTATTTCGTTTAACCGTTACTTTTTTGCACAACAAGATAAACTAGGTGCTGTAATTGACGAACGTTTTAACGGCGGTGGTTTATTAGACGACTATATGGTTGACTTAATGACCCGGAAATTGCGAGCAGCTCTAACAAACGAAGTTCCAAACGGTAAACCGTTCAAATTACCTGCCGGAATTTTGGGTCCAAAAGCATTGTTGATAAATGAAAAAGGCGGCTCTGGAGGAGATTTCTTCCCATGGGTATTTCGTCAGCAAAAAGCAGGGCCGCTAATTGGTTCAACAACCTGGGGAGGGCTTGTAAAATCATCGGTACATTACAGTTTGGTTGACGGTGGAGCCCTTACTGCTCCTGACAATGCAGTCTTCGATCCGATTAATAACAAATGGATTGCTGAAAATAAAGGTGTTGCTCCGGACATTGAAGTTCAGCAAGACACCAAATCGCTTGAAGCAAGAAAAGACCCTCAATTGGAACGTGCTGTTAAAGAAGTACTAAAAATGGTGGAAGAACAAGGAGTAAAAGAAGTTACACCACCACCCTTTCCAACTCCGGCAGTTAAAAAATAG
- a CDS encoding amidohydrolase, producing MRRIIFLLSVFVFHSSVFAQVSNLVKQEAKKQTAYALELCKHLHENPELSFQEFETSARMAKELTDIGFEVSEKFAGNSVVGIYKNGDGPTIFLRTDMDALPIEENTGLPFASKKMADLDGKQVAVMHACGHDIHMSTWTGTLRTLVALKEHWKGTLMVIAQQAEEYSGGAGQAIEAGLFSKFPTPDYALAYHINPELETGQIGLRGGPVFAGVKTVEITVYGKGGHGAYPQKCIDPIVISSRIVSDLQTIVSRELSPTEPAVVTVGSIHGGTRPNIIPDEVKMQLTLRYFSEETIEKVITSIKRISANAARTAGVPEDKLPFVDVFEVNTPPVLNDDDLSAAVAEFAGEIIGKSNIIETQPEMVGEDFGKYGLTKEDVPICLIWLGSTSPGEMQRLNAAGEAPFPLHSPQLNPDYENTIETGISVMAANVIGLMNK from the coding sequence ATGCGAAGAATAATTTTTCTCCTTTCCGTTTTTGTTTTCCATTCAAGTGTATTTGCACAAGTTAGTAACCTAGTTAAACAAGAAGCCAAAAAGCAAACCGCGTATGCTTTGGAACTCTGCAAACATTTGCACGAAAATCCTGAGTTGTCTTTTCAGGAGTTTGAAACATCGGCCCGGATGGCCAAAGAACTCACCGATATTGGTTTTGAGGTAAGCGAGAAGTTTGCAGGCAACAGTGTTGTGGGCATTTATAAAAATGGCGATGGGCCAACAATATTTTTGCGCACTGATATGGATGCACTTCCAATTGAAGAAAATACCGGTTTGCCTTTTGCCAGTAAAAAAATGGCAGACCTGGATGGTAAACAGGTAGCGGTAATGCATGCCTGCGGGCACGATATCCATATGTCGACCTGGACAGGGACTTTACGAACGCTGGTTGCCCTGAAAGAGCATTGGAAAGGTACACTAATGGTAATTGCGCAGCAGGCTGAAGAATATAGTGGAGGTGCCGGACAAGCAATTGAGGCCGGCCTTTTTTCAAAATTTCCCACACCCGATTATGCATTGGCCTACCACATTAATCCGGAGTTGGAAACCGGGCAGATTGGTTTGCGTGGAGGACCGGTTTTTGCCGGTGTAAAAACGGTTGAAATAACCGTTTATGGAAAAGGGGGCCATGGCGCTTATCCGCAAAAATGTATCGATCCTATTGTGATCTCATCGCGGATAGTAAGTGATCTACAAACCATTGTTAGCCGCGAATTGAGTCCTACTGAACCTGCTGTAGTTACGGTTGGTTCAATTCATGGTGGTACACGTCCCAATATAATTCCCGATGAAGTTAAAATGCAGCTTACACTTCGGTATTTTTCCGAAGAAACAATCGAGAAGGTTATTACATCGATAAAACGGATTAGCGCAAATGCAGCCAGAACTGCAGGCGTGCCCGAAGATAAATTACCTTTTGTTGATGTTTTTGAAGTGAATACGCCGCCTGTGTTAAACGATGATGATTTGAGTGCGGCAGTGGCTGAATTTGCCGGAGAGATTATTGGCAAATCCAATATTATTGAAACACAGCCCGAAATGGTTGGCGAAGATTTCGGAAAATACGGACTAACAAAAGAAGACGTGCCGATTTGTTTAATTTGGCTGGGAAGTACAAGCCCCGGGGAAATGCAACGATTAAATGCTGCTGGTGAAGCACCATTTCCGTTGCACTCGCCACAGTTGAACCCTGACTACGAAAATACCATTGAAACCGGAATTTCGGTAATGGCGGCTAATGTAATTGGCTTAATGAATAAATAG
- a CDS encoding TonB-dependent receptor, protein MRKILYNSGIKMVYVLVLLLLVHTAYSQEKTIKITDKKTGAEIPDVHYQYDNNRGFSDKAGNIVLTLTEGTQLFLSHLQYGKVAFSADEVETFAEQGTIELNQSSTYLPATVVLVHPTVGDKRKLKFTMQNKLAHDAGNLLESVSAISTIRKSGAYGFDPVLRGFKYDQINLVLDGSQTASAACPNRMDPAASQIPINMISEAEVLKGPHSLRYGNVFGGTINFKSTSPEFKEKSTPVGRLGTSYESNGNIFRTEAVAGVSGSKVDFRMFGAYSTGDDYTDGEGVDIAARFNRLNWGGKLGVKLSQTQNIGVLVSNNIAKDVDFPALPMDLREDNTWLINASHSAVFYDKVLTAWNTSVYGTMVDHLMDNYDKVIEPRSVDAITDAKTRNYGGRSEMRFDFDKSYVFAGADYRFESADGYRERTMLMGPMAGNVLTDNVWQDAEIKRTGLFGEWHIAQPGFQFVVSARLDINSAKANNPDPRFESIYSDLETSHVHPSLSVGGTRLFNENISLGLWMGMATRSPGIAERYINQFPIGLDPYEMLGNPDLDPETNNQLDLVFRYQTERTNINVNLFTSVLRDYISSEIREDLTPAMMTSPGVRQFVNIKKALMTGFEVNWTQQFSSFLSHDLGLVYTRGQDQELDEPLPEIPPMEFHYRLMGDFANGAVKPELLFRHAMKQDRIATSYGENETPAFSVVDAKISWLINDVFSATGGVQNLFDEAYYEHLARSVRSVEARPIYSPGRSFYLTLTLSFL, encoded by the coding sequence ATGAGAAAGATCTTATACAATTCCGGAATAAAGATGGTATATGTATTGGTATTACTGCTATTGGTACATACAGCCTATTCGCAGGAAAAAACAATTAAAATAACTGACAAAAAAACAGGGGCAGAAATTCCCGATGTACATTATCAATACGATAATAATCGCGGATTTTCGGATAAAGCAGGAAACATTGTATTGACGCTTACTGAAGGAACCCAATTGTTTTTGTCGCACTTGCAATACGGCAAAGTTGCTTTTAGTGCCGATGAAGTTGAAACGTTCGCAGAACAAGGAACTATTGAGTTGAATCAATCGTCGACCTATTTGCCGGCCACGGTGGTTTTGGTGCACCCAACGGTTGGTGATAAACGAAAGCTGAAGTTTACGATGCAGAATAAACTGGCACACGATGCCGGCAATTTGCTCGAGTCGGTTTCCGCAATTTCAACTATTCGTAAGAGCGGTGCGTATGGATTTGATCCGGTACTTCGGGGATTTAAGTACGACCAGATTAACCTGGTGCTCGACGGCAGCCAGACAGCCTCGGCAGCTTGCCCAAACCGAATGGATCCGGCGGCCAGCCAAATTCCTATTAATATGATTTCGGAAGCAGAAGTATTAAAAGGACCGCACAGTTTACGTTACGGGAATGTTTTTGGCGGAACCATAAATTTTAAAAGTACTTCGCCCGAATTTAAAGAAAAGTCAACACCGGTTGGGCGCCTTGGAACCAGTTACGAGAGTAATGGCAACATTTTCAGAACTGAAGCAGTTGCCGGCGTTTCAGGATCGAAAGTTGATTTTCGAATGTTTGGAGCCTATTCTACCGGCGATGATTACACCGACGGAGAAGGCGTTGATATTGCTGCCCGCTTTAACCGCTTAAACTGGGGAGGTAAGCTTGGTGTAAAACTCAGTCAAACACAAAACATTGGTGTTCTGGTATCGAATAATATTGCAAAAGATGTCGATTTTCCGGCCTTGCCAATGGATTTACGCGAAGACAACACCTGGTTGATAAATGCAAGTCACTCGGCCGTTTTTTACGATAAAGTGCTTACAGCATGGAACACGAGTGTTTACGGAACAATGGTAGATCACCTGATGGACAATTACGATAAAGTGATTGAACCGCGTTCGGTTGACGCCATAACCGATGCCAAAACCCGAAACTACGGTGGACGTAGTGAAATGCGTTTTGATTTTGATAAAAGTTATGTATTTGCCGGAGCTGATTATCGTTTTGAATCGGCCGACGGGTATCGGGAGCGAACGATGTTAATGGGACCAATGGCCGGAAATGTGCTGACAGATAATGTGTGGCAGGATGCAGAGATTAAACGGACCGGACTTTTTGGTGAATGGCACATTGCACAACCCGGATTTCAGTTTGTGGTTTCTGCCCGTTTAGATATAAATTCAGCAAAAGCAAATAATCCTGATCCGCGTTTCGAGAGTATTTATTCCGACCTGGAAACATCGCATGTACACCCTTCGTTGAGTGTTGGTGGAACACGTTTGTTTAACGAAAATATCTCGCTTGGATTATGGATGGGGATGGCAACACGCAGCCCGGGAATTGCGGAACGATACATCAATCAGTTTCCTATTGGTCTCGATCCTTATGAGATGCTAGGAAATCCTGACCTTGATCCGGAGACCAATAATCAGCTCGATTTGGTATTTCGTTACCAAACAGAACGCACAAACATAAATGTTAATCTGTTTACATCGGTTTTACGCGATTATATTTCGTCTGAAATTCGGGAAGACCTGACGCCTGCAATGATGACCTCACCGGGTGTTCGGCAGTTTGTAAACATTAAAAAAGCTTTAATGACCGGTTTTGAAGTAAACTGGACACAACAGTTTAGTTCTTTCCTGAGTCATGATTTGGGCTTGGTTTACACACGCGGACAAGACCAGGAGTTGGATGAACCTTTACCTGAAATTCCTCCGATGGAGTTTCATTACAGGTTGATGGGCGATTTTGCAAATGGTGCTGTAAAACCTGAGTTGCTATTCAGACATGCCATGAAACAGGATCGTATTGCCACTTCGTATGGCGAAAATGAAACACCCGCTTTTAGTGTGGTCGATGCAAAAATTTCGTGGTTAATAAACGATGTTTTTTCAGCTACCGGAGGTGTACAGAACTTATTTGATGAAGCCTATTACGAGCATTTAGCACGTTCGGTTCGAAGCGTTGAAGCACGGCCTATATACTCGCCCGGAAGGAGTTTCTACCTGACATTAACGCTAAGCTTTTTATAA
- a CDS encoding STAS domain-containing protein, whose product MSEKIVFEKAKERIEHIEDVLSSVAAGDLDVRIEAEIEDDLTGVEEAINILIEDLTYELKQSKKMREELEEKLSKIEDQQKTIMRQQDDLLELSSPVTKVWDNILILPVIGTLDSQRAQIMMENLLQKIVDTGCTMSILDITGVPTVDTQVANHLLKTVTSARLLGADCIISGISPAIAQTIVHLGIDLSVIRTKATLQDAMIYAMRKNNQLTDGKIKSDHIHETEETE is encoded by the coding sequence ATGTCAGAAAAAATAGTATTCGAAAAAGCTAAAGAAAGAATTGAGCACATTGAGGACGTATTATCATCGGTTGCCGCCGGAGACCTTGATGTTAGAATCGAAGCAGAAATTGAAGATGACTTAACCGGAGTAGAGGAAGCAATTAATATTTTAATTGAAGACTTAACCTACGAGTTAAAACAAAGCAAGAAAATGCGCGAAGAGCTGGAAGAAAAGCTTTCAAAAATTGAAGACCAGCAAAAAACAATAATGCGCCAGCAAGACGACCTACTGGAACTTTCGAGCCCGGTAACAAAAGTTTGGGACAACATTCTTATTCTTCCGGTAATTGGTACACTTGATAGTCAGCGCGCACAAATAATGATGGAAAACCTGCTGCAAAAAATTGTTGATACCGGATGTACCATGTCGATTTTAGATATCACCGGTGTTCCAACGGTTGATACACAGGTTGCCAACCACTTATTAAAAACTGTAACATCAGCACGATTACTGGGTGCCGACTGTATAATTTCAGGCATCAGTCCTGCAATTGCTCAAACAATCGTTCACCTGGGTATCGACCTCTCGGTTATTCGAACAAAAGCCACCTTGCAAGATGCCATGATTTATGCCATGAGAAAAAACAACCAGCTTACCGATGGCAAAATCAAATCAGACCATATACATGAAACCGAAGAAACTGAATAG
- a CDS encoding STAS domain-containing protein: protein MNIDLHEKKIPIIKIRDFLIVSIQVDMHDKLAIQLQSQILEEIEKTGAKGVLIDISVLEMVDSFIGRMLSGMASMAAIMDAAVVIVDMQPAVAITLVELGLEMPGVDTALNMEKGIEMLEERLSNYNNL from the coding sequence ATGAACATCGATTTACACGAAAAGAAAATACCCATAATAAAAATTCGCGACTTCCTGATTGTTTCCATCCAGGTAGATATGCACGATAAGCTGGCTATTCAGCTACAATCGCAAATACTCGAGGAGATTGAAAAAACCGGTGCCAAAGGGGTGCTAATCGATATTTCAGTACTCGAAATGGTCGATTCATTTATCGGTCGTATGTTATCAGGAATGGCATCAATGGCCGCCATTATGGATGCTGCTGTAGTTATCGTTGATATGCAACCGGCTGTAGCCATTACGTTAGTTGAACTGGGATTAGAAATGCCGGGTGTTGATACGGCACTAAACATGGAAAAAGGTATAGAAATGCTGGAAGAACGCCTCTCAAACTATAACAATTTATAA
- a CDS encoding anti-sigma regulatory factor, which translates to MNEISFDNNWEQLGKYPIVTEHDIVKIRQLVRHHAKEAHMGIVEQTRITTAVSELFRNMFNYAGGGEVVIERGDVDGKNALIVTCIDEGPGIEDLELAMSDGYTSGMGMGYGLPGTKRLVDRFEIQSEKDKGTIVRVMKWR; encoded by the coding sequence ATGAACGAAATTAGTTTCGACAATAATTGGGAACAACTCGGCAAATATCCTATCGTTACAGAACACGACATTGTAAAAATCAGGCAACTTGTTCGACATCATGCCAAAGAGGCACACATGGGAATTGTTGAACAAACACGAATAACAACAGCTGTTTCAGAACTGTTTCGGAATATGTTTAACTACGCCGGAGGTGGTGAAGTTGTAATTGAACGAGGAGACGTTGATGGTAAAAATGCGCTGATTGTTACGTGTATTGACGAAGGACCAGGAATTGAAGACCTTGAACTGGCAATGAGCGATGGCTACACGTCGGGAATGGGAATGGGATACGGACTACCGGGAACCAAACGTTTAGTTGATCGTTTTGAAATCCAATCGGAAAAAGATAAAGGCACTATTGTGAGGGTTATGAAATGGAGATAA